A stretch of the Papaver somniferum cultivar HN1 chromosome 6, ASM357369v1, whole genome shotgun sequence genome encodes the following:
- the LOC113291331 gene encoding stress response protein NST1-like, which translates to MRKRRVKHDLLAKKELARKEEEEQKQRELQEDRERAKKDRSSRRKENLDQRTRERQEKRVKELREGLTRVQEEAAEKERIQKEVDITVRERIWGCNDLASVLRQFGFSVPPSATSKEILNFLKKAHFKFHPDKTINFPLYERIEAEEKMKIIQNMTKLENGD; encoded by the exons atgagaaagAGGAGAGTAAAGCACGATCTGTTAGCGAAAAAAGAGTTGGCTAGAAAAGAGGAAGAGGAACAAAAACAACGTGAATTGCAGGAAGATAGGGAACGAGCAAAGAAGGATCGGTcatccagaagaaaggaaaacctGGACCAAAGAACACGTGAACGTCAGGAAAAAAGAGTAAAGGAACTGCGTGAAGGACTAACGCGGGTACAAGAAGAGGCCGCCGAAAAAGAACGAATTCAGAAAGAAGTGGATATCACTGTCCGAGAAAGAATATGGGGTTGTAATGATTTAGCCTCAGTACTTCGTCAATTTGGATTCAGCGTTCCACCTAGCGCGACATCGAAAGAG ATACTAAATTTTTTAAAGAAAGCACATTTTAAGTTCCATCCTGATAAAACGATTAACTTTCCACTCTATGAAAGAATCGAAGCTGAAGAAAAAATGAAGATTATTCAAAATATGACAAAGCTTGAAAATGGTGACTGA
- the LOC113291332 gene encoding vicilin-like seed storage protein At2g18540, translating to MALIFGMQMLQNVFFTKNGGSRMSCSYIALVESIDVVNNISWPHLIRKHMMHGIEKSNDDYRKIDGCAFYLLPNFGCQVVNGLENNLITPLHVMSQVEKLNERIRQLQAEVDDQKQKTSVINVKLREMQKCSSEDPKEFEIVRKILEDILEQDKGKTLIEQEKDDSDPHREHEHHIHKKVNNLKYIQNNESGSHREHDPILSQPTQQNKETHVSLENKKKKEEEHQKKMEELAKENEKEEEEQKMREMLEKQRMEEEARKNQELLEQQKREEEEEKQRLLEIQQREQEEREAYLQQVECQVRKISFNWHPNKTVNLPVMEQDELEVKLQVLSLLLAVGYKTGE from the exons ATGGCTTTGATTTTCGGAATGCAAATGTTGCAGAATG TTTTCTTTACAAAAAATGGAGGATCGAGGATGTCTTGCAGCTACATAGCCTTGGTAGAAAGCATAGATGTTGTAAACAACATCAGCTGGCCTCATCTGATCCGCAAACACATGATGCATGGTATTGAGAAATCGAATGACGATTACAGAAAGATCGATGGATGCGCATTTTATCTCTTG CCAAATTTTGGTTGTCAAGTTGTGAATGGCTTGGAGAATAACCTGATAACTCCACTTCATGTGATGTCCCAAGTGGAAAAGTTGAATGAGAGGATTAGACAACTTCAAGCTGAAGTAGATGATCAGAAACAAAAAACAAGTGTAATAAACGTAAAGCTTCGTGAAATGCAGAAGTGTTCAAGCGAGGATCCAAAAGAGTTTGAAATAGTGCGGAAGATTTTAGAAGATATCTTGGAACAAGACAAAGGGAAGACACTTATAGAACAAGAAAAAGATGATAGTGATCCACACAGAGAACATGAGCATCATATCCATAAAAAAGTGAATAAcctaaaatatatacaaaacaaTGAATCTGGTTCACACCGCGAACATGATCCTATCTTAAGTCAACCGACCCAACAGAATAAAGAAACACACGTGTCGCtggagaacaaaaaaaaaaaggaagaggaGCATCaaaaaaagatggaagaattggCTAAAGAAAATGAGAAGGAAGAAGAGGAACAAAAAATGCGTGAAATGCTGGAGAAACAAAGAATGGAAGAGGAGGCACGAAAAAACCAAGAATTACTAGAGCagcaaaaaagagaagaagaggaagaaaaacaaCGTTTACTGGAAATACAACAAAGGGAACAAGAAGAGCGTGAAGCGTATCTTCAACAG GTTGAATGCCAAGTGAGAAAAATATCGTTCAATTGGCATCCTAATAAAACTGTGAACTTGCCAGTAATGGAACAAGATGAATTAGAAGTGAAACTACAAGTTCTATCTCTTTTATTGGCAGTAGGATACAAAACGGGTGAGTAA
- the LOC113291333 gene encoding uncharacterized protein LOC113291333 gives MGIFIHDLPNHYPETQQVYSVIIDDDRIRTIVTKHSSTVDHWNSMIYSEYNGVLDNLIVDEIPSSLVEFLGDPDFTFVGDGIGEDVKKLDDDYDLEVEVVFDLRCLDADRYNSKELKNAGLMGLAGIVLNYGDTQKKPRHVTMSNREDYLLSLDQIKYACVDAYVSFQIGKELI, from the exons atggGAATTTTCATTCATGATCTTCCAAATCACTACCCAGAAACACAACAAGTTTACTCAGTAATCATAGACGATGATCGAATCAGAACAATCGTCACTAAGCATTCTTCAACAGTTGATCACTGGAATAGCATGATTTACAGTGAATACAATGGAGTACTAGATAATCTTATCGTTG ATGAAATCCCTTCTTCTCTTGTTGAGTTTCTCGGAGACCCTGATTTTACATTTGTTGGGGATGGGATCGGTGAAGATGTTAAGAAacttgatgatgattatgacttaGAAGTTGAGGTTGTTTTTGATCTTAGGTGTTTGGATGCTGATAGGTATAATTCGAAGGAACTCAAGAATGCTGGGTTGATGGgattggctggaattgtattaaATTATGGTGATACTCAAAAAAAACCAAGGCATGTTACTATGAGTAACCGGGAGGATTATTTGCTTTCTCTCGATCAGATTAAGTATGCTTGCGTTGATGCTTATGTTTCTTTCCAGATCGGTAAAGAACTCATCTAA